From a single Collimonas pratensis genomic region:
- a CDS encoding IS3 family transposase (programmed frameshift), whose translation MKTSRFTESQIINILKQAEAGTPVPELCREHGMSSASFYKWRSKYGGMDASMMTRMKELEDENRRLKKMYAEEKLKAEIISEAMPKKVVKPSHRREMAQAAVRAHGISVSSACATFAISQTCYRYKAKLSEDNERVADWLIRLTANQRNWGFGLCFLYLRNVKGFGWNHKRVYRIYRELELNLRIKPKKRLTRAKPEPLSVPTSINDVWSMDFMHDQLSDGRSIRLFNVIDDFNREGLGIDVDFSLPAARVVRSLDQIIEWRGKPTTIRCDNGPEYISSTLAAWAEKHGIQISFIQPGQPQQNAYIERYNRTVRYDWLAHYLFESVEEVQEFATKWLWTYNHERPNMALGGITPKQKLALAA comes from the exons ATGAAGACATCACGCTTTACCGAAAGTCAGATCATCAACATCTTGAAGCAGGCCGAGGCCGGCACGCCAGTTCCGGAGCTTTGTCGTGAGCATGGAATGAGTTCGGCCTCGTTCTACAAGTGGCGGAGCAAATACGGTGGCATGGACGCGTCGATGATGACGCGGATGAAAGAGTTGGAAGATGAGAACCGTCGACTCAAGAAGATGTACGCCGAAGAGAAGCTGAAGGCCGAGATCATTTCGGAGGCGATGC CAAAAAAAGTGGTGAAGCCATCTCACCGACGTGAGATGGCACAGGCGGCAGTCCGAGCGCATGGAATCAGCGTCAGCAGCGCATGCGCGACTTTCGCGATCAGCCAGACCTGCTATCGCTACAAGGCAAAGCTATCGGAAGATAACGAGCGTGTCGCGGACTGGTTAATCCGGCTGACCGCGAACCAGCGAAACTGGGGCTTCGGCCTTTGCTTCCTGTATCTGCGCAATGTCAAAGGATTCGGCTGGAACCACAAGCGCGTCTATCGGATATATCGAGAGCTAGAGTTGAATTTGCGAATCAAACCAAAAAAGCGGCTTACCAGAGCAAAGCCTGAACCGTTGTCGGTACCAACGTCGATCAACGACGTCTGGTCCATGGACTTCATGCACGATCAATTGTCGGATGGGCGTAGCATCCGCCTGTTCAACGTCATTGACGATTTTAATCGTGAAGGCTTAGGCATTGACGTCGATTTCTCCCTGCCGGCAGCCCGCGTCGTTCGGTCGCTTGACCAAATTATCGAATGGCGGGGAAAGCCGACGACGATCCGCTGTGACAACGGGCCCGAATACATCAGTTCGACACTGGCCGCGTGGGCGGAAAAGCACGGCATCCAAATCAGTTTTATTCAACCAGGACAGCCACAACAGAATGCTTATATCGAGCGCTACAACAGAACGGTTCGCTATGACTGGCTCGCACATTACCTGTTCGAATCCGTCGAGGAGGTTCAGGAATTTGCGACGAAATGGCTCTGGACTTACAATCACGAACGCCCGAACATGGCGCTCGGCGGCATCACCCCGAAGCAGAAATTGGCCCTTGCGGCTTAG
- a CDS encoding IS1182 family transposase yields MKRFIEGRDRSQRILLPEQLDDYVADSNPVRVVDVFVDELDLVQMGFEGTMPAQTGRPAYHPSVLLKIYIYGYLNRLQSSRRLEREAQRNIELMWLTGHLAPDFKTIANFRKDNGRAISNVCKQFVVLCQRLGLFSEALVAIDGSKFKAVNNRDRNFTSAKLQRRMEEIAASIDRYLTALDTADRQEPDRKQLTTTRLHENIAALKAQMRELEDIQLKLQKTPDQQVSQTDPDARSMKTRGTGVVGYNVQTVVDAKHHLIVAHEVTNIGSDRDQLHSMSRQAQEAIGTASLTVVADRGYFKGEEILACTQAGINVIVPKNLTSNASAEGRFGKADFIYDARANEYQCPAGERLIWRFTSKEKGLNLHRYWSSNCQQCSLKSACTPSPQRRVTRWEHESVLEAMQERLERTPKAMRIRRQTVEHPFGTIKAWMGATHFLTKTKARVSTEMSLHVLAYNMKRMINVLGVGTLMKVMSA; encoded by the coding sequence ATGAAACGCTTCATTGAAGGGCGGGATCGCAGTCAACGCATTTTGCTTCCCGAGCAACTGGACGACTACGTTGCCGATAGCAACCCAGTGCGGGTAGTCGATGTTTTCGTCGATGAACTGGACCTGGTGCAAATGGGTTTCGAAGGAACAATGCCTGCACAAACAGGACGTCCGGCCTATCACCCATCGGTTCTTCTCAAGATTTACATCTACGGCTATCTCAATCGACTCCAATCAAGCCGTCGCCTGGAACGAGAGGCGCAGCGTAACATTGAACTGATGTGGTTGACAGGGCATTTGGCGCCGGACTTCAAGACTATCGCCAACTTCCGCAAAGACAATGGCCGTGCCATCTCCAATGTATGCAAGCAGTTCGTCGTGCTGTGTCAGCGACTTGGCCTGTTCTCTGAAGCGCTGGTCGCTATTGACGGCAGCAAATTCAAAGCCGTCAACAACCGCGACCGCAACTTCACCAGCGCCAAGCTGCAACGGCGCATGGAAGAGATCGCAGCGAGCATTGATCGCTATCTGACAGCCCTCGACACGGCGGATCGCCAAGAGCCGGACCGCAAGCAACTCACGACAACTCGACTGCATGAGAATATCGCAGCGCTCAAGGCGCAGATGCGAGAGCTTGAAGACATCCAATTAAAACTCCAGAAGACGCCGGATCAACAAGTCTCCCAAACCGATCCTGATGCACGGTCGATGAAGACGCGTGGTACAGGCGTCGTTGGCTACAACGTACAAACGGTGGTCGACGCAAAGCATCATCTGATTGTGGCGCACGAGGTGACCAACATCGGGAGCGACCGGGATCAACTGCACTCGATGAGCCGGCAAGCGCAAGAAGCGATTGGCACCGCATCGCTGACCGTAGTTGCTGATCGTGGTTACTTCAAAGGAGAAGAGATCCTGGCGTGCACACAAGCCGGCATCAACGTGATCGTCCCGAAGAACCTGACCTCCAATGCCTCTGCTGAAGGTCGGTTTGGCAAAGCGGATTTCATTTACGACGCACGCGCCAATGAATATCAGTGTCCCGCCGGAGAGCGATTGATCTGGCGTTTCACGAGCAAAGAGAAAGGCTTGAATTTGCACCGCTATTGGAGCTCGAATTGCCAGCAGTGCTCACTCAAATCCGCATGCACGCCAAGTCCTCAACGGCGCGTGACACGATGGGAGCATGAGTCTGTACTGGAGGCCATGCAGGAGCGGTTGGAACGAACGCCGAAGGCGATGCGAATACGCCGGCAAACTGTTGAGCATCCATTCGGCACCATCAAGGCATGGATGGGTGCTACGCACTTCCTCACCAAAACCAAGGCCCGAGTGAGCACCGAGATGAGCTTGCATGTCCTGGCTTACAACATGAAGCGGATGATCAACGTGCTGGGCGTGGGAACCTTGATGAAGGTGATGAGCGCATAG
- a CDS encoding TonB-dependent siderophore receptor, whose translation MSAQGAFAADSTQIQNKAGSTSQEEIALPAVTVTGRKDAATTEGTGSYTVDQTAAATRLPLSLQETPQSVTVITRQRMDDQQLNSVQGVLENTTGVATYQSDSERTSFYSRGFLINNVQYDGIPTVVGNTVNGSGIGSIDTAFYDRVEVVRGGSGLLTGTGNPSAAVNLVRKRPTRDFSASASLGTGSWDTHRGMADISTPLTEDGRIRARLVGTYQEGHSYIDGYRPERKGVYGIIEADLTPSTTVSLGYDYQDITPKGATWGGLPLWFSDRTQAQYSRSSSYAQDWSHWDNTLKTAFAGIEHRFDNGWKLRAIANQYRTDYDAELLGLVGRPDRATGLGTFPNGAYPVALASAGRSRQNTFDVMASGPFELLGRQHELVVGATTSRRTASQRDIAPFYSSFTPVNVYDLSQPYPRPDFDARSATLSDTRIKQSGVYSTARFSLAEPLKLIVGGRFSNYEVDDNAGSTSLHYKKSNEFTPYAGVIYDINKIYSAYLSYTGIFNPQTDYRDSKGNVLTPSKGKTKEVGLKGAYMEGRLNASLAVFETELDNAAQIVAGTFTPGGAQAYQSVNGTKSRGIELDLQGELTRGWNIYAGIAHFTAQDGNGVRLNSQIPRTTAQFFSTYQLPGEWSKLTLGGGVKWQSRIYEAPSTGTSTLGGEQASYALVSLMGRYAITNKTSVDVNLNNLFDKKYALQKGDFDTVTYGAPRNLMVTLNYRY comes from the coding sequence ATGAGCGCGCAGGGCGCATTCGCCGCTGATTCAACTCAAATTCAGAACAAGGCTGGAAGCACGTCGCAAGAGGAGATAGCCTTGCCGGCAGTCACCGTCACGGGCCGCAAGGATGCGGCGACCACCGAAGGCACTGGCTCCTACACCGTCGACCAGACGGCCGCAGCCACGCGCCTGCCGCTGTCGCTGCAGGAAACTCCGCAGTCGGTGACGGTGATCACGCGCCAGCGTATGGATGACCAGCAATTGAATTCGGTGCAGGGCGTGCTGGAGAACACCACTGGTGTGGCGACGTACCAGTCCGACAGCGAACGGACGAGTTTCTATTCGCGTGGTTTTCTGATCAACAACGTTCAATACGACGGGATACCCACCGTCGTAGGCAATACCGTCAATGGAAGCGGAATCGGTTCGATCGATACCGCGTTCTATGACCGCGTCGAGGTAGTGCGTGGTGGCTCCGGCTTGTTGACCGGCACCGGTAATCCCTCGGCGGCCGTCAACCTAGTGCGCAAACGCCCGACCCGCGATTTTTCGGCGTCGGCCTCCCTCGGTACTGGTAGCTGGGATACCCACCGAGGTATGGCCGACATATCGACACCGTTGACCGAGGACGGTAGGATCCGAGCGCGCCTGGTCGGAACCTACCAGGAGGGGCACTCCTATATCGACGGATACAGGCCTGAGAGAAAGGGGGTCTACGGCATCATCGAGGCAGACCTGACGCCCAGCACCACGGTAAGCCTGGGCTATGACTACCAGGACATCACGCCCAAGGGCGCCACCTGGGGAGGTTTGCCACTATGGTTCAGCGACCGCACGCAGGCGCAGTATTCACGTTCCAGCAGCTACGCACAGGATTGGAGCCATTGGGACAACACCCTCAAGACGGCGTTTGCCGGGATCGAGCACCGTTTCGACAACGGCTGGAAACTCCGGGCCATCGCTAACCAGTACCGCACTGACTATGATGCTGAACTGCTCGGCCTAGTCGGACGCCCAGATCGCGCCACCGGACTGGGTACTTTCCCCAATGGGGCTTATCCAGTCGCACTGGCCTCCGCAGGTCGCAGTCGTCAAAATACCTTCGACGTGATGGCGAGCGGGCCCTTCGAACTGCTGGGTCGCCAGCATGAGCTGGTGGTGGGGGCGACGACTTCACGCCGCACAGCCAGCCAGAGGGATATTGCGCCGTTCTATTCCTCCTTTACGCCGGTCAATGTCTATGACCTGAGCCAGCCCTATCCTCGCCCTGACTTCGATGCCAGGAGTGCGACATTGAGCGACACACGGATCAAGCAAAGCGGTGTCTATAGCACAGCCCGGTTTTCCCTGGCCGAACCTCTGAAGCTTATTGTTGGCGGTCGCTTCAGCAACTACGAAGTCGACGACAACGCCGGTAGCACATCGCTGCACTACAAAAAGAGCAATGAATTCACGCCCTATGCCGGCGTGATCTACGACATCAACAAGATCTATTCGGCCTACCTCAGCTACACGGGTATCTTCAATCCGCAAACCGACTATCGGGATAGCAAGGGCAATGTGCTCACGCCGTCCAAGGGAAAAACCAAGGAAGTCGGCCTCAAGGGTGCTTACATGGAGGGGCGTCTGAATGCCTCGCTGGCGGTGTTTGAGACCGAGCTGGACAACGCGGCACAGATAGTAGCCGGCACCTTCACGCCGGGCGGTGCCCAAGCCTATCAGAGCGTGAATGGCACGAAGTCGCGTGGCATCGAGCTGGACTTGCAGGGTGAGCTGACGCGCGGCTGGAATATCTACGCCGGCATCGCCCACTTTACGGCGCAAGACGGCAATGGCGTCCGTTTGAATTCGCAAATACCGCGCACCACAGCCCAGTTTTTCAGCACCTACCAGTTGCCCGGAGAGTGGAGCAAGTTGACACTCGGCGGCGGCGTCAAATGGCAAAGCCGCATCTACGAGGCACCCAGCACTGGCACCAGCACGTTAGGCGGGGAACAAGCTTCCTATGCGCTGGTATCCCTGATGGGACGTTACGCCATCACGAACAAGACCAGTGTGGACGTCAACCTCAACAACCTGTTCGACAAAAAGTACGCGCTACAGAAGGGCGACTTCGATACCGTGACCTATGGCGCACCACGCAACCTGATGGTGACGCTGAACTATCGGTATTGA
- a CDS encoding AraC family transcriptional regulator, whose amino-acid sequence MSSIAITDLTVVPGDVDSVSRPVVALSATSVTKGWENARHQHRKAQLIYSVRGILNCEIEDGVWIVPPQCAIWIPGDLPHAARGAGETECYCLFVEPDAARGLPKTCCTISVSPLLRELLLKVAGFPELYALGGREDRLIAALLDELVAAPVEDLHLPMPCDLRLRRLAEMMLADPTDKTSKADWATRIGMSERSMSRLLLHEIGMSFGRWRRQLHVILALQRLTKGESVQTVALELGYENASGFITMFRKAAGKSPARYLADRTGGAQLAPVPGIMLPDETSS is encoded by the coding sequence ATGTCGAGCATTGCAATCACCGATCTAACTGTTGTGCCCGGAGACGTCGACAGCGTCTCGCGACCCGTAGTGGCCTTGAGTGCGACATCGGTAACAAAGGGCTGGGAAAATGCGAGGCATCAGCATCGCAAGGCGCAGCTGATTTACTCCGTACGCGGCATCCTTAACTGCGAAATTGAAGACGGTGTCTGGATTGTGCCGCCGCAGTGCGCCATATGGATACCGGGTGACTTGCCGCACGCGGCGCGGGGCGCTGGTGAAACGGAATGCTATTGCCTGTTCGTCGAGCCAGACGCCGCCCGGGGTCTTCCGAAAACCTGTTGCACGATTTCGGTATCGCCATTGCTACGTGAGTTGCTATTGAAGGTGGCCGGTTTTCCTGAGCTATACGCGCTGGGGGGACGGGAAGACCGGTTGATTGCCGCATTGCTCGATGAGCTGGTGGCCGCACCGGTGGAAGATCTACATCTGCCCATGCCGTGCGACCTCCGATTGCGTCGCCTCGCGGAGATGATGCTGGCCGATCCCACGGACAAAACTTCGAAGGCCGATTGGGCAACTCGCATTGGCATGAGCGAGCGAAGCATGAGCCGTCTTCTGTTGCACGAAATTGGAATGAGCTTCGGGCGCTGGCGTCGCCAGCTGCATGTGATCCTTGCGCTTCAACGGTTGACCAAGGGTGAAAGCGTGCAAACGGTGGCATTGGAGCTTGGGTACGAAAACGCCAGTGGGTTCATCACTATGTTCCGCAAGGCGGCGGGAAAGTCTCCGGCACGATACCTCGCGGATCGCACGGGCGGCGCGCAGCTTGCTCCCGTGCCAGGAATTATGCTCCCCGATGAAACCTCATCCTGA